In Haloplanus rubicundus, one DNA window encodes the following:
- a CDS encoding MFS transporter has product MATPAGATATVERPRRAVATVVFVVFLDLVGFGIVIPILPYYVRSFGVGDVFIGLLAATYSLTQFLAAPTLGRASDRWGRRPVLVLSLAGSAVAWTIFGLGDLVGDASGAAAGVAVLFLARALAGAMGGNIAAAQAYVADVTTPDERAGALGLVGASFSLGFIFGPALGGALASETAVRAASGLPIPLPATPFSLPAFGAAAMSLVALGVALAVLEEPPRHRATGARSTLVAEFRAALGEPALRGLVFAFFLVSVAFAGVQVMFIPFVADASAYRFDASAAALLLTYVGVLGAVNQGLLVGRLAERFGSGRLAVVGASILCVALAALPFAPALGGAVPAFGGPTWLTRELVALLAVLGLLSFGNGLLNPSLAALVSASSGADRQGTAFGVTQGAGSLGRTVGPPAAAALYAAVYWSPFVAGALVVLPVVALLVGVARGGEPGGERG; this is encoded by the coding sequence ATGGCCACCCCCGCCGGCGCGACGGCGACGGTCGAGCGCCCGCGCCGCGCCGTCGCGACGGTCGTGTTCGTCGTCTTCCTCGACCTCGTCGGCTTCGGCATCGTCATCCCCATCCTCCCGTACTACGTCCGGAGCTTCGGCGTCGGCGACGTGTTCATCGGCCTGCTGGCGGCGACGTACTCGCTGACGCAGTTTCTCGCCGCGCCGACCCTCGGGCGCGCCTCGGATCGGTGGGGGCGTCGGCCGGTCCTCGTCCTCTCGCTCGCCGGAAGCGCCGTCGCGTGGACGATATTCGGCCTCGGCGACCTGGTGGGCGACGCGTCGGGCGCGGCCGCCGGCGTCGCCGTCCTCTTTCTCGCCCGCGCGCTCGCCGGGGCGATGGGTGGGAACATCGCCGCCGCGCAGGCGTACGTCGCGGACGTGACGACGCCGGACGAACGGGCCGGCGCCCTCGGCCTCGTCGGCGCCTCGTTCAGTCTCGGGTTCATCTTCGGCCCCGCTCTCGGCGGTGCGCTGGCGAGCGAGACAGCCGTACGCGCCGCGTCGGGGCTTCCGATCCCGCTCCCCGCGACGCCCTTCTCGCTCCCCGCGTTCGGCGCGGCGGCGATGAGCCTCGTGGCCCTCGGCGTCGCCCTCGCCGTCCTCGAAGAACCCCCACGCCACCGGGCGACGGGCGCGCGGTCGACGCTCGTCGCGGAGTTCCGGGCCGCGCTCGGCGAACCCGCGCTCCGCGGCCTCGTGTTCGCCTTCTTCCTCGTCTCCGTCGCCTTCGCGGGCGTCCAGGTCATGTTCATCCCCTTCGTCGCCGACGCGAGCGCGTACCGCTTCGACGCCTCGGCGGCCGCTCTCCTGCTCACGTACGTCGGCGTCCTCGGGGCAGTGAATCAGGGACTGCTCGTCGGGCGACTGGCCGAGCGGTTCGGCTCCGGCCGTCTCGCCGTCGTCGGCGCGTCGATCCTGTGTGTCGCGCTCGCGGCGCTGCCGTTCGCGCCGGCACTGGGCGGGGCGGTGCCCGCGTTCGGCGGGCCGACGTGGCTCACCCGCGAACTGGTCGCGTTGCTCGCCGTTCTCGGCCTCCTCTCGTTCGGCAACGGCCTCCTGAACCCGTCGCTGGCGGCGCTGGTGTCGGCGAGTTCGGGCGCCGACCGACAGGGAACCGCCTTCGGCGTCACGCAGGGCGCGGGGAGCCTCGGTCGGACCGTCGGCCCACCGGCCGCCGCGGCGCTGTACGCGGCCGTCTACTGGTCGCCGTTCGTCGCCGGGGCGCTGGTCGTCCTGCCGGTGGTCGCGCTGCTGGTTGGGGTGGCGCGCGGGGGAGAACCGGGTGGGGAGCGCGGTTAG
- the carA gene encoding glutamine-hydrolyzing carbamoyl-phosphate synthase small subunit, with amino-acid sequence MSDAYLALEDGRVVEARGRVPGRTRGELVFTTAYTGYEESLTDPSYEEQVLTFSYPLIGNYGVREERFESDRVHPRAAIAREFTEDVVEWLADEGIPAIDHLDTRDLVTSIREEGAMKCGIAVGPDATPEDAKAELAECKGMSEHTDIGAQVSVDAPEVYEGGSAATIALIDCGAKGSIVESLLERDATVHVLPYDATPEDVAAVDPDVLFISNGPGDPENFEAAEALVDAYVGDLPVAGICLGQQVVANALGGSTEKMAFGHRGVNQPVRDLESGRVVMTTQNHGYTVGEPGDRLNVTQVNVNDGTAEGLENEDLGVLTRQYHPEANPGPHDSLDFFDDVLDLVSTDTAVATSD; translated from the coding sequence ATGTCGGACGCCTACCTTGCCCTGGAGGACGGCCGCGTCGTCGAGGCGCGTGGCCGTGTTCCGGGTCGGACACGCGGCGAACTGGTCTTTACGACCGCCTACACCGGATACGAAGAGAGTCTGACCGACCCCTCCTACGAGGAACAGGTGCTCACCTTCTCCTACCCGCTCATCGGCAACTACGGCGTCCGAGAGGAGCGGTTCGAGTCGGATCGGGTCCACCCCCGCGCGGCCATCGCCCGCGAGTTCACGGAAGACGTCGTCGAGTGGCTGGCCGACGAGGGGATTCCCGCCATCGACCACCTCGATACGCGTGACCTCGTCACCTCCATCCGCGAGGAGGGGGCGATGAAATGTGGCATCGCCGTCGGCCCCGACGCCACCCCCGAGGACGCGAAGGCGGAACTCGCGGAGTGCAAGGGCATGAGCGAGCATACGGACATCGGCGCGCAGGTGAGCGTCGACGCCCCCGAGGTGTACGAGGGCGGGTCGGCCGCGACGATTGCCCTGATCGACTGCGGCGCCAAAGGCTCCATCGTCGAGTCGCTGCTGGAGCGTGACGCGACGGTGCACGTCCTGCCGTACGACGCGACGCCCGAGGACGTGGCGGCCGTCGACCCCGACGTACTCTTCATCTCGAACGGTCCCGGCGACCCCGAGAACTTCGAGGCCGCGGAGGCGCTGGTCGACGCGTACGTCGGCGATCTGCCCGTCGCCGGCATCTGCCTCGGGCAGCAAGTCGTCGCCAACGCCCTCGGCGGCAGCACGGAGAAGATGGCCTTCGGCCATCGTGGCGTCAACCAGCCCGTCCGCGACCTGGAGTCCGGGCGCGTCGTCATGACGACCCAGAACCACGGCTACACCGTCGGCGAACCCGGCGACCGGCTGAACGTGACGCAGGTGAACGTCAACGACGGCACCGCGGAGGGCCTCGAAAACGAGGACCTCGGCGTCCTCACCCGCCAGTATCACCCCGAGGCCAACCCCGGCCCGCACGACTCGCTGGACTTCTTCGACGACGTGCTCGACCTGGTGTCGACCGACACCGCCGTCGCCACGTCGGACTAA
- a CDS encoding Lrp/AsnC family transcriptional regulator, with product MDDLDRRILGILRRDSRTPYTEIADRVGTSEGTVRNRVERLVDEGIIERFTVATRTGNVKAMIEVSVAVDVDTTDVSARMAEWSEVDFVWQVSGEADIVMVVDAADTGAVNDLITKARDLDEVQNTKTRLILDERLG from the coding sequence ATGGACGACCTGGACCGGCGGATTCTGGGCATCCTCCGACGGGATTCGCGCACGCCGTACACCGAAATCGCGGATCGGGTCGGCACGTCCGAGGGGACGGTCCGCAACCGCGTGGAGCGCCTGGTCGACGAGGGGATCATCGAGCGCTTTACCGTGGCCACGCGCACCGGGAACGTGAAGGCGATGATCGAAGTCTCCGTCGCCGTCGACGTCGACACCACCGACGTCTCCGCCCGCATGGCCGAGTGGAGCGAGGTGGACTTCGTCTGGCAGGTGTCCGGCGAGGCGGACATCGTCATGGTCGTCGACGCCGCCGACACCGGCGCCGTGAACGACCTCATCACGAAAGCGCGGGACTTAGACGAGGTCCAGAACACGAAGACGCGGCTGATTCTGGACGAACGGCTGGGGTGA
- a CDS encoding DUF7522 family protein, whose amino-acid sequence MSSETNIGEEMADSIVSAARTSLGDTLRSVVHFTPSAFDVLYTRRDLYDSAERTAGAKSQLVEFERTGFAEGPVRTALASAAGGSDIGAYEFTVRVHGDGFVVRVIQGDAGVLFTTDDMDVAAFEDAATAIRHLLAGT is encoded by the coding sequence ATGTCCTCCGAGACGAACATCGGCGAAGAGATGGCCGACAGCATCGTGAGTGCCGCCCGAACCAGCCTCGGGGACACGCTCCGGAGCGTGGTCCACTTCACCCCGTCGGCGTTCGACGTCCTCTACACGCGCCGGGACCTGTACGACTCCGCGGAGCGTACGGCCGGGGCCAAGTCGCAACTGGTCGAGTTCGAGCGCACCGGGTTCGCCGAGGGGCCGGTCCGGACGGCCCTCGCCAGCGCAGCGGGCGGGTCGGACATCGGCGCTTACGAGTTCACCGTCCGCGTCCACGGCGACGGATTCGTCGTCCGGGTCATCCAGGGTGACGCCGGTGTCCTCTTCACCACCGACGACATGGACGTCGCCGCCTTCGAGGACGCGGCGACGGCCATCAGGCACCTGCTGGCCGGGACGTGA
- a CDS encoding DUF5778 family protein, which translates to MSDSDVLDADLYRRTKALLEPGDIDLAGAIVHTDLSGQEDLEMHELTVELNEVIAAHAGKGEAYIHAGNDDPNFSSNQFQGRTVEDDDFVWECQQLLRNGTFDIVFYYEADLDQAALVEAIRERGYEVTSVVLDEDDRMEVEG; encoded by the coding sequence ATGAGCGACTCCGACGTACTCGACGCCGACCTCTACCGACGGACGAAGGCGCTGCTCGAACCCGGCGACATCGACCTCGCGGGCGCCATCGTCCACACCGACCTCTCGGGACAGGAGGACCTGGAGATGCACGAACTGACGGTCGAGTTGAACGAGGTGATCGCCGCCCACGCCGGAAAGGGCGAGGCGTACATCCACGCCGGCAACGACGACCCGAACTTCTCCTCGAACCAGTTCCAGGGGCGCACCGTCGAGGACGACGACTTCGTCTGGGAGTGCCAGCAACTCCTCCGGAACGGGACGTTCGACATCGTGTTCTACTACGAGGCAGACCTGGATCAGGCGGCGCTGGTCGAGGCGATTCGGGAGCGCGGATACGAGGTGACGAGCGTCGTCCTCGACGAGGACGACCGGATGGAAGTCGAGGGGTAG
- the hemA gene encoding glutamyl-tRNA reductase produces MTTGVIQGVTVAHGRATVDEIESAAAADEETAVRDLLIRDGVEEAFALQTCNRAEAYVVTESAADGRAALADFAPDVRDGAVREMDHETSLRHLMRVAAGLESLVLGEDQIIGQLRRAFETARGVGGIGPVLDPALTKAIHVGERARTETEINEGVVSLGSAAVELADRECDLDGATALVVGAGEMGRIAAQAFDDTGVSTIVVANRTVPHAAHLADEVATTARAVPLDVTSDAAARADVLVTATDSPDPILDRSALADAGRTLVIDLAQPRDVDPAAGDLDGVDTYDIDSLETITDRTRAQRREAAAAVERMIDEEFDRLLDSFKRRQADAAIGAMYESAEMVKERELRTAVSRLESQGELTDEQRETVASLADALVGQLLAAPTKSLRDAAAEDDWTTIQTALSLFDPEFGGEEARPPTTERPREAPDADADGIPQHVLDRLGEE; encoded by the coding sequence GTGACGACAGGTGTAATTCAGGGCGTGACGGTCGCTCACGGGCGGGCGACCGTCGACGAAATCGAGTCGGCCGCCGCAGCGGACGAGGAGACGGCCGTCCGCGACCTGTTGATACGCGACGGCGTCGAGGAGGCGTTCGCCCTCCAGACCTGTAACCGCGCGGAGGCGTACGTCGTCACGGAGTCGGCCGCCGACGGCCGGGCCGCACTCGCGGATTTCGCCCCCGACGTTCGGGACGGCGCGGTTCGCGAGATGGACCACGAGACCAGCCTCCGGCACCTGATGCGTGTCGCCGCGGGTCTCGAATCGCTCGTCCTCGGCGAGGACCAGATCATCGGCCAGCTCCGCCGGGCGTTCGAAACGGCGCGGGGCGTCGGCGGCATCGGTCCCGTCCTCGATCCCGCGCTCACGAAGGCGATCCACGTCGGGGAACGCGCGCGAACGGAGACGGAGATCAACGAGGGCGTGGTGTCGCTGGGGAGCGCCGCGGTCGAACTCGCCGACCGAGAGTGCGACCTCGACGGCGCGACGGCACTCGTCGTCGGCGCGGGCGAGATGGGCCGCATCGCCGCCCAGGCGTTCGACGACACCGGCGTCTCGACCATCGTCGTCGCCAACCGGACCGTCCCCCACGCCGCCCACCTCGCCGACGAGGTGGCGACGACGGCCCGTGCCGTCCCGCTCGACGTGACCTCCGACGCCGCCGCGCGGGCGGACGTGCTCGTCACGGCCACCGACAGCCCCGACCCCATCCTCGACCGGTCGGCGCTCGCGGACGCCGGGCGGACGCTCGTCATCGACCTCGCCCAGCCGCGGGACGTGGATCCAGCGGCCGGAGACCTCGACGGGGTCGACACCTACGACATCGACTCGCTCGAGACCATCACCGACCGGACACGGGCCCAGCGGCGCGAGGCCGCCGCGGCGGTCGAACGGATGATCGACGAGGAGTTCGACCGCCTGCTCGACTCGTTCAAGCGCCGGCAGGCCGACGCGGCCATCGGGGCGATGTACGAGAGCGCCGAGATGGTCAAGGAGCGAGAGCTCCGGACGGCCGTCTCGCGGCTGGAGTCCCAGGGCGAGTTGACCGACGAACAGCGGGAGACGGTGGCATCGCTGGCCGACGCGCTCGTCGGCCAGTTGCTCGCCGCGCCGACCAAGAGCCTGCGTGACGCCGCCGCCGAAGACGACTGGACGACGATTCAGACTGCCCTCAGCCTCTTCGACCCCGAGTTCGGCGGCGAGGAGGCGAGGCCCCCGACGACCGAGCGCCCGCGGGAGGCCCCCGACGCGGACGCCGACGGCATCCCACAGCACGTTCTCGACCGACTCGGCGAGGAGTGA
- a CDS encoding 4a-hydroxytetrahydrobiopterin dehydratase — MPERLDDDEIDRQLPDGWKRDGDEIVRVYPFDDYLDGVTFATRVGEVADEEFHHPEIRIRYDEVEVRLTSHEAGGVTGTDIRLANLFDDERR, encoded by the coding sequence ATGCCCGAGCGCCTCGACGACGACGAAATCGACCGACAGCTCCCCGACGGCTGGAAGCGCGACGGTGACGAAATCGTCCGCGTCTACCCGTTCGACGACTACCTCGACGGCGTCACCTTCGCCACCCGCGTCGGCGAAGTCGCGGACGAGGAGTTCCACCACCCCGAGATCCGGATTCGGTACGACGAGGTGGAGGTGCGGCTGACGAGCCACGAGGCGGGCGGCGTCACCGGCACGGACATCCGCCTCGCGAACCTGTTCGACGACGAACGTCGATGA
- the lwrS gene encoding LWR-salt protein — MTAAYVFRVTFGLDTAGVEADPARFETVVTKPAAEPGTEGWLFFRDELWRGEVNDERHLRSLATDWLGVPVESVTFSELRTDEATLDALREAIAASPEFDDPPRAVLHAHLGSSIRVT, encoded by the coding sequence ATGACCGCCGCGTACGTCTTCCGGGTGACGTTCGGCCTCGACACGGCGGGCGTCGAGGCCGACCCCGCACGTTTCGAGACGGTGGTGACGAAGCCCGCCGCCGAACCGGGGACCGAGGGGTGGCTGTTCTTCCGGGACGAACTGTGGCGCGGCGAGGTGAACGACGAGCGACACCTGCGGTCGCTGGCGACGGACTGGCTCGGCGTTCCGGTCGAGTCGGTGACGTTCAGCGAACTGCGAACCGACGAGGCGACCCTCGACGCGCTCCGGGAGGCGATTGCGGCGTCGCCCGAGTTCGACGACCCGCCGCGAGCGGTCCTGCACGCGCATCTCGGGAGTTCGATCCGCGTGACATGA
- a CDS encoding HAD family hydrolase — MVAHAYDFWLFDLDGTLVDVDPDYADAVFDRVGDRLGRSFSDREVEVLWHGLSGERTPQLREWGIDPETFWAALHEAEDPEARAEATFLHDDADFVAELDRPVGLVTHCQEYLMEPVLDRLDIRDWFDTVVSCTHDVGWKPDPAPVYLAMSDLGVDSDAGGVLAGDGPNDIGAAWNAGLDGIHVERHDPSRRGRCVLGDYRVRSFDKLRAARPAASD; from the coding sequence ATGGTCGCACACGCCTACGACTTCTGGCTGTTCGACCTCGACGGGACGCTCGTGGACGTGGACCCCGACTACGCCGACGCGGTGTTCGACCGCGTCGGCGACCGGCTCGGTCGGTCGTTCTCGGATCGGGAGGTCGAGGTCCTCTGGCACGGGCTGTCGGGGGAGCGAACCCCCCAGCTTCGGGAGTGGGGCATCGACCCCGAGACGTTCTGGGCGGCCCTCCACGAGGCCGAGGACCCCGAGGCCCGCGCGGAGGCGACCTTCCTCCACGACGACGCGGACTTCGTGGCCGAACTCGACCGCCCGGTCGGGCTGGTCACCCACTGTCAGGAGTATCTGATGGAGCCGGTGCTCGACCGGTTGGACATCCGTGACTGGTTCGACACGGTGGTCTCCTGTACTCACGACGTGGGCTGGAAGCCCGATCCGGCACCGGTGTACCTGGCGATGTCGGATCTCGGCGTCGATTCGGACGCCGGGGGCGTCCTCGCCGGCGACGGCCCGAACGACATCGGCGCGGCGTGGAACGCCGGCCTCGACGGGATACACGTCGAACGCCACGATCCGAGCCGTCGAGGGCGCTGTGTGCTCGGCGACTACCGCGTGCGGTCGTTCGACAAACTCCGGGCCGCTCGACCGGCGGCGAGCGACTAG
- a CDS encoding HalOD1 output domain-containing protein produces MDDDPAVLDLSRDWADVRDEINWLTASDPGTGLEALSTHDVDCLVSDTFRATDGDPFVTHAKTTFPDLPVVLFTSMDRDALDPAVRDSGAEYVKKASDDAFDSLFEHVLAVTDGTGPSPSTTDPSPRAATRAAGDGSGSTEQWVPIGRYRPAEGDNLATTIVSAIEAYTGRDADEFPPLYDAVDAEALAALLHRENGKRRDHVQVRFVYVDQELAVTGDGLVLVRSE; encoded by the coding sequence GTGGACGACGACCCGGCCGTGCTCGACCTGTCGCGCGACTGGGCCGACGTCCGCGACGAGATCAACTGGCTGACCGCGTCCGATCCGGGCACCGGACTGGAGGCTCTGTCGACTCACGACGTCGACTGCCTCGTCAGCGATACGTTCCGGGCTACCGACGGTGACCCCTTCGTTACGCACGCCAAGACCACCTTCCCCGACCTACCGGTCGTCCTCTTTACGTCGATGGACCGCGACGCGCTCGACCCTGCGGTCCGCGATTCGGGCGCCGAGTACGTGAAGAAAGCGTCCGACGACGCGTTCGACTCCCTGTTCGAACACGTACTGGCCGTCACCGACGGCACCGGCCCGTCCCCATCGACGACCGACCCGTCGCCTCGGGCGGCTACCCGCGCCGCCGGCGACGGCTCCGGGTCGACCGAGCAGTGGGTTCCGATTGGCCGCTACCGCCCGGCCGAGGGTGACAACTTGGCGACGACCATCGTCTCCGCTATCGAGGCCTACACCGGCCGCGACGCCGACGAGTTCCCCCCGCTGTACGACGCCGTCGACGCCGAGGCGCTCGCGGCGCTCCTCCATCGGGAGAACGGTAAGCGACGCGACCACGTTCAGGTACGGTTCGTCTACGTCGATCAGGAACTCGCCGTGACCGGCGACGGCCTCGTTCTCGTCCGCTCGGAGTAG
- a CDS encoding molybdopterin biosynthesis protein, producing the protein MSDRKQFRDLRPPAEAREAIASLDLEPDPETVPLDEARGRVLAERIDAQLDVPGFDRASVDGYAVRARDTFGADEADPVVLDQIGTVHAGAEPDVFVDQGTCAEISTGAVMPDGADAVVMVERTDEQDDGIAIRTAVAPGDRVMVAGADVAAGSRALGPGTLLTPREIGLLSALGVDAVPVRGKPTVGIVSTGDELVRPGDDLNSAAGQIYDVNSYTIAAGVEEAGGEAVLYPHAGDDYDEMERLLVEAADECDLVLSSGSTSASAVDVIYRVIEDEGELLLHGVSVKPGKPMLIGRLGEARSASRSAYVGLPGYPVSALTIFRTFVAPAIRSAAGLPEPRTATVEGRMAVQERYSEGRTRLMPVGLVEDGAGDTLVYPVDKGSGATTSLVEADGVVEVDADTEYLAADETVTVQLFSPDVRAPALLGVGEDDPALSRLLDAVEHPRYLDVGSREGRRRLRDGVPDVAVVSGPSDRDVEAVELGGWTREWGLVVPAGNPEGIEGLADLVDRDLRFVNRARDSGLRASLDAAVGELADERGADSRDLTDAIDGYDLTVKGFESPARKVLSGGAAAGLGLRTTAETLDCGFVPLGVESVRVLANPDRTDKPGVEALRAVLDAELDAVAASLPGVDG; encoded by the coding sequence GTGAGCGATAGAAAACAGTTCCGCGACCTCCGCCCGCCCGCGGAGGCCCGCGAGGCCATCGCGAGCCTCGACCTCGAACCTGACCCGGAGACGGTCCCCCTCGACGAGGCGCGGGGGCGCGTCCTCGCCGAGCGGATCGACGCCCAACTCGACGTGCCCGGCTTCGACCGCGCGAGCGTCGACGGCTACGCCGTCCGCGCCCGCGACACCTTCGGCGCCGACGAGGCCGACCCCGTCGTCCTCGACCAGATCGGCACCGTTCACGCCGGCGCCGAACCGGACGTGTTCGTCGACCAGGGCACCTGCGCCGAGATCTCGACCGGCGCCGTGATGCCCGACGGCGCCGACGCCGTGGTGATGGTCGAGCGGACCGACGAGCAGGACGATGGCATCGCCATCCGAACCGCCGTCGCGCCCGGCGACCGCGTGATGGTCGCGGGCGCGGACGTGGCCGCCGGCTCCCGCGCCCTCGGTCCCGGCACCCTGCTCACGCCCCGGGAGATCGGTCTGCTCTCGGCGCTCGGCGTCGACGCGGTGCCCGTCCGCGGCAAACCGACGGTCGGCATCGTCTCCACCGGCGACGAACTCGTCCGCCCCGGCGACGACCTGAACAGCGCCGCGGGACAGATCTACGACGTGAACTCCTACACCATCGCCGCGGGCGTCGAGGAGGCCGGCGGCGAGGCGGTGCTCTACCCCCACGCCGGCGACGACTACGACGAGATGGAACGGCTCCTCGTCGAGGCGGCCGACGAGTGTGATCTGGTGCTCTCCTCCGGCTCTACGTCCGCCAGCGCCGTCGACGTGATCTATCGGGTCATCGAGGACGAGGGGGAACTCCTGCTGCACGGGGTCTCGGTCAAGCCGGGCAAGCCCATGCTGATCGGCCGCCTCGGCGAGGCCCGTAGCGCCTCGCGCTCCGCGTACGTCGGGCTCCCCGGTTACCCCGTCTCCGCGCTCACCATCTTCCGCACCTTCGTCGCGCCGGCCATCAGGTCGGCGGCCGGCCTGCCCGAGCCACGAACCGCGACGGTCGAGGGGCGGATGGCCGTCCAGGAGCGGTACAGCGAGGGTCGGACCCGACTCATGCCCGTCGGGTTGGTCGAGGACGGCGCCGGCGATACCCTCGTCTACCCCGTCGACAAGGGCAGCGGCGCGACCACGAGCCTCGTCGAGGCCGACGGCGTCGTCGAAGTCGATGCCGACACCGAGTACCTCGCGGCGGACGAGACGGTGACGGTACAGCTGTTCTCGCCGGACGTGCGCGCCCCCGCCCTCCTCGGCGTCGGCGAGGACGACCCCGCGCTCTCGCGGCTCCTCGACGCCGTCGAGCACCCGCGCTACCTCGACGTGGGGAGCCGCGAGGGCCGGCGCCGCCTGCGCGACGGCGTGCCCGACGTGGCCGTCGTTTCCGGCCCGTCGGACCGCGACGTCGAGGCCGTCGAACTCGGCGGCTGGACCCGCGAGTGGGGGCTGGTCGTCCCGGCTGGCAACCCCGAGGGGATCGAGGGGCTGGCCGACCTGGTCGACCGCGACCTGCGATTCGTCAACCGCGCCCGCGACTCCGGCCTGCGTGCGAGCCTCGACGCCGCAGTCGGCGAACTGGCCGACGAACGTGGTGCCGACAGCCGCGATCTGACCGACGCCATCGACGGCTACGATCTGACGGTCAAGGGGTTCGAGAGCCCGGCACGGAAGGTGCTCTCGGGGGGAGCGGCCGCGGGCCTCGGCCTCCGAACGACGGCCGAGACTCTCGACTGCGGGTTCGTCCCGCTCGGGGTCGAGTCGGTCCGCGTCCTCGCCAATCCCGACCGGACCGACAAGCCGGGCGTCGAGGCGCTGCGAGCCGTCCTCGACGCCGAACTCGATGCGGTGGCGGCGTCGCTCCCCGGCGTCGACGGCTGA
- a CDS encoding molybdopterin molybdotransferase MoeA: protein MSHDDLERAGFKDRTRVAEALATVRDAVTGHDRTERVALGRADGRVLAETVTAPTPVPGYDRAAMDGYAVRAEDTFGASGRSPAILREDDGDGVVAPGEAVRVHTGSDLPDGADAVVMIEETEEVGSEVEVFDAVAEGENVGDVGEDVAEGEELYRPGHRVRPSDLGLLKSVGVDQVEVYDAPTVGVIPTGEELVQHDPSPGEVIETNGLTVSRLADRWGAVPTYRNVVDDDPNAIRAAIQRDLAKDVVVTTGGSSVGERDYTPEVVDELGEVLVHGVALKPGHPVALGIVEETPVIMLPGYPVACIVNAVQFLRPILKAVGNMPVPEHPTVEARLDRKISSDPGTRTFARVRLSEEDGERVAEPTRASGSGVLSSVALADGWVVVPEEREGYDAGDIVPVEDWEWSA, encoded by the coding sequence ATGAGTCACGACGATCTCGAACGCGCGGGGTTCAAGGACCGTACCCGCGTCGCCGAGGCTTTGGCGACCGTCCGCGACGCCGTTACCGGCCACGACCGAACCGAGCGGGTGGCGCTCGGCCGCGCCGACGGCCGCGTCCTCGCCGAGACGGTGACCGCCCCCACCCCAGTCCCGGGGTACGACCGCGCCGCCATGGACGGCTACGCCGTCCGCGCCGAGGACACCTTCGGCGCCTCCGGTCGCTCGCCCGCTATCCTCCGCGAGGACGACGGCGACGGCGTCGTCGCCCCCGGCGAGGCCGTCCGCGTCCACACCGGGAGCGACCTGCCCGACGGCGCCGACGCCGTCGTCATGATCGAGGAGACCGAGGAAGTGGGATCGGAAGTCGAGGTGTTCGACGCCGTCGCGGAAGGCGAGAACGTCGGCGACGTGGGCGAGGACGTGGCCGAGGGCGAGGAACTCTACCGGCCGGGCCACCGGGTCCGCCCCTCCGACCTCGGTCTCCTGAAGTCGGTCGGCGTCGATCAGGTCGAGGTGTACGACGCCCCGACGGTCGGCGTCATCCCGACGGGCGAGGAACTCGTTCAGCACGATCCGAGTCCGGGCGAAGTCATCGAAACCAACGGGCTCACGGTCTCCCGTCTCGCCGACCGCTGGGGCGCCGTCCCCACCTACCGAAACGTCGTCGACGACGACCCCAACGCCATCCGCGCCGCCATCCAGCGCGACCTCGCCAAGGACGTGGTCGTCACCACCGGCGGCTCCTCCGTCGGCGAACGCGACTACACGCCCGAGGTGGTCGACGAGTTGGGCGAGGTGCTCGTCCACGGCGTCGCCCTCAAGCCGGGCCACCCCGTCGCGCTCGGGATCGTCGAGGAGACGCCCGTGATCATGCTCCCCGGCTACCCCGTCGCCTGCATCGTCAACGCCGTCCAGTTCCTGCGACCGATCCTGAAGGCCGTCGGCAACATGCCCGTGCCGGAGCATCCGACCGTCGAGGCGCGACTGGACCGGAAGATTTCGAGCGATCCCGGCACGCGGACGTTCGCCCGGGTGCGGCTCTCCGAGGAAGATGGAGAGCGCGTCGCCGAACCCACCCGCGCCAGCGGATCGGGCGTCCTCTCCAGCGTCGCCCTCGCGGACGGCTGGGTCGTCGTCCCCGAGGAGCGGGAGGGGTACGACGCCGGCGATATCGTCCCCGTCGAGGACTGGGAGTGGTCGGCGTGA
- a CDS encoding Hsp20/alpha crystallin family protein — MSALRDALRDLPEAVFADLLESDDAYLLVIDLPGATSETVDVRVEKGRLLIEARREKALPGSFEYVREDRPLFLDAELPLPPDATGAGAEGSMERGVLELHLPKYEAAPEQSVPIEDA; from the coding sequence ATGTCCGCACTGCGGGACGCGCTTCGGGACCTCCCCGAGGCGGTGTTCGCCGATCTGCTCGAGAGCGACGACGCGTATCTGCTGGTCATCGACCTGCCCGGCGCGACTTCCGAGACGGTCGACGTTCGGGTGGAGAAAGGGCGGCTCCTCATCGAGGCGCGCCGCGAGAAGGCGCTTCCGGGATCGTTCGAGTACGTGCGCGAGGATCGGCCGCTCTTTCTCGACGCCGAACTTCCCCTCCCGCCGGACGCGACGGGCGCCGGCGCGGAGGGGTCGATGGAGCGGGGCGTCCTCGAACTCCACCTCCCGAAGTACGAGGCCGCGCCGGAGCAATCCGTCCCGATCGAGGACGCGTAG